One stretch of Deltaproteobacteria bacterium DNA includes these proteins:
- a CDS encoding adenylyltransferase/cytidyltransferase family protein: MIEDKFPKFEGDYAVFGGTFDPIHEGHIAVIRNLLENYDLVILAVTSQNPWKVTAPTTMFHRVRMIELVLTTEKLPVFHDKNRRGIWICTRDYVYVEDLVKELRKYLPGQIHWAVGKKDAEDVKKWRNVDKLSLDIICVDTGIPIDSTHVRQSKHSSYPCVESYIREHGLYDES; this comes from the coding sequence ATGATTGAAGATAAGTTTCCCAAATTTGAAGGCGATTACGCAGTTTTTGGTGGCACTTTCGACCCCATCCACGAGGGCCACATAGCGGTCATTAGGAACCTCCTAGAAAACTACGATCTCGTAATACTGGCAGTTACTTCTCAAAACCCCTGGAAAGTCACCGCGCCGACTACCATGTTTCACAGAGTGAGGATGATAGAGCTAGTTTTAACCACAGAGAAGTTGCCCGTCTTTCACGACAAGAATCGACGAGGCATTTGGATATGCACTAGGGATTACGTTTACGTCGAAGATTTGGTGAAAGAACTGCGAAAGTATCTTCCTGGACAAATTCATTGGGCAGTCGGCAAAAAGGATGCTGAGGATGTAAAAAAGTGGCGAAACGTCGATAAGCTTAGCCTAGACATAATCTGTGTAGACACAGGCATACCAATCGACTCAACACATGTCCGCCAGAGCAAACATAGCTCATATCCCTGCGTGGAGTCTTACATAAGAGAACACGGTCTTTATGACGAGTCGTAA
- a CDS encoding acetyl-CoA C-acyltransferase gives MSLHRVAIIGGIRTPFVKAGGAFKDYSFQNLGAHVLKAIVTRFNLKQDAIDEFIFSSVLLDPTTPNWAREILFEAGLKKNIYAHSVSNNCISGLVAITSAAERIRLGLSTCAIAGGSESMSNPSLTFGKQVSKIFLELFRTRAPIERAKLVCKLRPRHLMPRPPAVTEPSTGLTMGQHMEITAKEMGIPRKVQDEIALASHKNAFAATEDKRLTAEIEPLGGVERDLLIRPDTSLEKLAALKPVFDRSPQGTITAGNASALTDGASALILMSEERAKKEGREILAYISDYQYAAIDPALGLLMAPAVAVPKLLARNSLTFSDFDLIEIHEAFGAQVVANIKAWEEGWSSESKESASNLRVGPLDRTKLNVLGGSIAIGHPFAATGGRMVTTLANELKRRCARRGLISVCAAGAMAASMMLERD, from the coding sequence ATGAGTTTGCATAGAGTGGCTATTATTGGAGGCATTAGAACGCCATTTGTCAAGGCTGGGGGGGCATTTAAGGATTATTCGTTTCAAAATTTAGGAGCTCATGTCTTAAAGGCAATAGTTACGAGGTTTAATCTTAAGCAAGATGCAATAGATGAATTTATCTTTAGCTCTGTTCTCTTAGATCCAACAACTCCAAACTGGGCGCGCGAGATTTTGTTTGAGGCGGGACTTAAAAAAAATATTTATGCTCATTCAGTCTCAAACAACTGTATCTCTGGCTTGGTAGCTATTACGTCCGCTGCTGAGCGAATTCGCTTGGGTTTAAGCACCTGTGCGATTGCAGGTGGAAGTGAGTCGATGTCGAATCCTAGCCTGACTTTTGGAAAACAGGTGTCTAAGATTTTCCTAGAACTCTTTCGCACGCGTGCACCAATTGAGCGCGCAAAATTAGTTTGTAAACTTCGTCCTCGACATTTAATGCCTCGTCCTCCAGCAGTGACCGAACCGTCAACAGGCTTAACTATGGGCCAGCACATGGAGATAACCGCTAAGGAGATGGGTATCCCTAGGAAGGTGCAGGACGAGATAGCGCTCGCAAGTCACAAAAATGCCTTTGCTGCCACAGAAGATAAAAGGTTAACGGCTGAAATTGAGCCGCTCGGAGGAGTGGAAAGAGATTTGCTGATTCGCCCCGATACCTCGCTCGAAAAACTTGCGGCCTTAAAACCCGTTTTTGACCGCTCTCCACAAGGCACTATTACCGCCGGAAACGCCAGCGCACTTACAGACGGCGCGTCGGCCCTGATCTTAATGAGCGAAGAGAGGGCAAAAAAAGAGGGCAGGGAGATTCTCGCGTATATTTCCGACTATCAGTATGCAGCAATAGATCCAGCCTTAGGCTTGTTGATGGCTCCGGCCGTGGCTGTCCCTAAATTGCTTGCTAGAAATAGTTTAACGTTTAGCGATTTTGATTTAATCGAGATACATGAGGCGTTTGGCGCGCAAGTGGTTGCTAATATTAAGGCTTGGGAAGAGGGATGGAGTTCGGAGTCGAAAGAAAGCGCCTCTAATCTAAGGGTGGGGCCGCTCGACAGGACCAAACTTAATGTCTTAGGTGGCTCTATCGCCATAGGGCACCCATTTGCCGCGACCGGTGGGCGCATGGTGACAACCCTAGCTAATGAGCTTAAGCGGCGGTGCGCGAGACGAGGCTTGATAAGCGTCTGTGCGGCGGGTGCTATGGCGGCGTCTATGATGCTAGAAAGGGATTGA
- a CDS encoding sugar transferase, whose amino-acid sequence MLKTHWRLVSLLERIGDNAIVILAFFAAYFYRDSLLSLIAPLTFASPKKLHALGEISDYFIVLGVSLPLFNAILSLSGAYRSMRFSSVLQLIRMASFSSLLVFLCVGSVLYLLKLDLSRSFVGVYCFLCGVGLLIERYSMLRLLRYWRIRGKNFRNLLIAGTGKQAREVYLEIMRQPELGVRVVGFVHMGSQGKSSVLKVGSSPAGGQEMIEKQSASFVYDLPARVVATKKTFEVALKKYAVDEVLFTEVSRNLAAIEDLAEIAVDEGIHVTLAADLFSLGIIKSDTSYFGSLPLIHYQPAPGDSWALFTKRLVDMGISTLLLLLLAPLMLAVAFCIKLDSSGPIFFKQRRMGLNGRTFVLLKFRSMIKDAEKQLGELVSRNEMNGPVFKIRNDPRITRVGKWIRRLSIDELPQLINVLKGDMSLVGPRPPLPEEVSLYIRKHRRRLSMRPGLTCIWQTSGRNEIQDFETWASLDLEYIDNWSLKKDFELLLKTVPAVLSGFGAR is encoded by the coding sequence ATGCTAAAAACTCATTGGCGCCTGGTGTCACTCCTCGAGAGAATTGGGGATAACGCCATTGTAATATTAGCTTTTTTTGCGGCGTATTTTTATCGCGATTCTTTGCTAAGTCTGATTGCCCCATTAACTTTTGCTTCACCCAAAAAACTGCACGCTCTCGGAGAGATTAGTGACTATTTCATAGTGCTAGGCGTATCGCTGCCGCTCTTTAACGCTATACTTTCTCTATCGGGAGCTTATCGAAGCATGCGCTTTAGTTCGGTGCTTCAGCTCATTCGCATGGCCAGTTTCTCGTCTCTCTTAGTGTTCTTGTGCGTTGGTTCCGTGTTGTACTTACTCAAGCTAGATTTAAGTAGAAGCTTTGTTGGAGTCTATTGCTTCTTGTGTGGCGTTGGCTTGTTAATCGAGCGATACTCAATGCTACGGCTCTTGCGTTATTGGAGAATCCGCGGAAAAAATTTTCGCAATTTGCTAATAGCAGGAACTGGGAAGCAAGCGCGAGAAGTATATTTAGAAATTATGCGACAGCCAGAACTAGGAGTGCGCGTCGTTGGTTTTGTCCACATGGGTTCTCAAGGCAAGTCAAGTGTGCTCAAAGTGGGATCGTCGCCAGCGGGGGGCCAAGAAATGATCGAAAAGCAAAGCGCGTCTTTTGTTTACGACCTTCCCGCACGAGTTGTCGCGACAAAGAAAACTTTTGAAGTAGCTCTAAAAAAATATGCTGTGGATGAAGTGTTGTTTACGGAAGTAAGTCGCAATCTAGCAGCTATTGAGGATTTGGCGGAGATCGCCGTAGACGAGGGCATTCACGTTACACTGGCAGCGGATCTTTTTAGCCTTGGGATTATTAAATCGGACACTAGTTATTTCGGCTCTTTGCCCTTAATCCATTATCAGCCCGCTCCGGGGGATAGTTGGGCGCTCTTTACCAAACGCCTAGTGGATATGGGCATTTCTACATTACTGCTGCTGCTGTTAGCGCCATTGATGTTAGCAGTTGCGTTTTGTATTAAATTAGATAGCTCAGGCCCAATATTTTTTAAGCAAAGGCGCATGGGCCTAAACGGGCGGACTTTTGTTTTGCTAAAATTTAGATCCATGATTAAAGACGCAGAGAAGCAGCTAGGAGAGTTGGTCTCTCGAAATGAGATGAATGGGCCGGTTTTTAAAATTCGCAACGACCCCCGCATTACTCGCGTTGGCAAATGGATTCGCCGACTTAGCATTGACGAGTTGCCGCAGTTAATAAACGTGCTTAAAGGAGATATGAGTCTCGTTGGGCCACGGCCACCGTTGCCGGAAGAGGTTTCCCTCTACATTCGCAAACATCGACGACGCCTAAGCATGCGGCCAGGGCTAACATGTATATGGCAAACGAGCGGGCGGAACGAAATTCAAGACTTTGAAACTTGGGCCTCACTAGATTTAGAATATATCGACAATTGGTCACTTAAGAAGGATTTTGAATTACTGCTAAAAACTGTTCCAGCGGTCCTATCTGGTTTCGGAGCGAGATAG
- a CDS encoding ATP-binding protein, which yields MKRNQLKFLLEWLGKENRKPLIIRGARQVGKSTLVRLFAAEQHLPLLEVNLERFPELASAFSAMDPRKLINQLEALPQMDSIVPSSLLFLDELQAIPEAIPALRYLHEEIKKIPIISAGSLLEFALRDHNFSMPVGRVQYLHMGPMTFCEFLEALEEYKLRKEIDTYEVGKEINAIAHKRLSELLRNYLFVGGMPEAVEIFAKTRKFTEVKEVHSSIIDTYREDFPKYCGSRNLSRIVHIFNFAAKNVGTKVKYAHFSREEQSSTIKTDIELLSMARVISKVTHSHCSGLPLQADVEEKIYKLLFLDIGLMNAVCGLKWDSLSHFDNLRLINEGAIAEQFIGQHLQYLIFPDVNRELNYWIRERKTSNAEVDFVVSFHGKIIPIEVKSGKGGSLRSLHQFMGEKKAPLAVRFYANSPAKERIETTIQKEKKNINVNYDLISLPLYLVEKLPDIVADK from the coding sequence ATGAAGCGTAACCAGTTAAAATTTCTATTAGAATGGCTAGGAAAGGAAAATCGTAAGCCCCTCATAATCCGAGGTGCTCGTCAGGTGGGTAAATCCACGTTGGTACGTCTATTTGCAGCCGAACAACACCTGCCTTTGCTTGAAGTGAATTTGGAGCGCTTTCCAGAGCTTGCTAGTGCCTTTTCCGCCATGGATCCTAGGAAGCTAATCAACCAACTCGAAGCGTTGCCGCAAATGGACTCTATCGTGCCTAGTTCGCTATTGTTTTTGGATGAGCTTCAGGCAATACCAGAAGCCATTCCCGCACTAAGGTACTTACATGAGGAGATTAAAAAGATTCCCATCATTAGTGCCGGCTCCTTGTTAGAGTTTGCCCTAAGAGATCATAATTTCTCTATGCCCGTGGGTAGAGTTCAATATCTTCACATGGGGCCAATGACCTTTTGCGAATTTTTAGAGGCACTGGAAGAATATAAGCTTAGGAAAGAAATAGATACTTATGAAGTGGGCAAGGAAATAAATGCCATTGCGCATAAACGCCTATCGGAGTTGCTTCGCAATTATTTATTTGTGGGCGGAATGCCGGAAGCAGTAGAAATTTTTGCAAAAACTAGAAAGTTCACAGAAGTTAAGGAAGTTCACAGCTCCATTATAGATACTTACCGCGAGGATTTCCCCAAGTATTGTGGGTCGAGAAATCTAAGTCGCATAGTTCACATTTTTAATTTTGCCGCAAAAAACGTGGGAACAAAGGTCAAATACGCTCACTTCTCCCGCGAGGAACAAAGCTCGACCATAAAGACCGATATTGAACTGCTTAGCATGGCACGTGTTATTTCTAAAGTTACTCACAGCCATTGTTCGGGCTTACCTCTCCAAGCAGATGTTGAGGAAAAAATCTACAAACTGCTTTTTTTAGATATTGGCCTTATGAATGCTGTATGTGGACTTAAGTGGGATAGCCTTTCGCACTTTGATAACCTTCGCTTAATAAACGAAGGTGCCATCGCTGAACAATTTATAGGGCAGCATTTACAATATTTAATTTTCCCGGACGTAAACCGCGAGCTTAATTATTGGATCAGAGAGCGGAAAACGTCCAACGCCGAGGTGGACTTTGTTGTGTCTTTTCACGGCAAGATTATTCCCATCGAGGTTAAGTCTGGCAAAGGCGGAAGTTTAAGATCGCTTCATCAGTTTATGGGAGAAAAGAAGGCCCCTTTAGCAGTGCGTTTCTACGCCAACTCACCCGCTAAAGAACGCATAGAAACGACTATTCAAAAGGAAAAAAAGAACATAAACGTTAATTACGATCTAATCTCCCTACCGCTCTACCTCGTAGAAAAACTCCCCGACATCGTAGCTGACAAGTAG